Proteins encoded together in one Benincasa hispida cultivar B227 chromosome 1, ASM972705v1, whole genome shotgun sequence window:
- the LOC120084984 gene encoding uncharacterized protein LOC120084984 gives MPVAKLKASNYPDVMKSEEGNDSLDTIIRQAIGKEPFLSFSRAGESPVQWIQLFHALDQQELPGWPLLSPLKVQMQKCEKCAREFCSVINYRRHIRVHHRLKKLDKDSAKTRDLLAAFWDKLSWEETKEAVSFKNVSIEGIQGSAVIKNLTAIIGKPGFSALPHVYLRAGSALLDIVQGRPSRFPLSSQELFEILDNASEKTFLCGTAVSMQKYIFDGEAVKIGLETKNLVACMSFLLEEKLVKTWLADKDAEALRCQKLLVEEEEAAQRRQAELLERKRQKKLRQKEQRSKEQKLEEKPDIEGSVDETIEDVLIEESSSPQTDCHSERDSLGILPDHTPSSIETSQHSLTDEDEDSESHSGFHNGYPEHFPSDHNGEQQKIQMNGHKHVISQWQALPKTQRGLSHGFRADQNYQGLKNGDMRRHGNHVQSRVVPIVNGKKVWSRKPKPERDGDRFQARIQEETTAQAEEIKSHEVLIGSISVALGNCNQESKDPVGTPDDCQDGHQTPKKINNHSEKFIKLDSIQTATNRVMVKLWRPVSRNGTKYAMPDQSENGESEAEVITEKIEDQALLNSYSPQSLDGDTGDFGNNSSIQEEPAQPVGLEFSSRAAKAFLAQRWKEAITADHVKLNLPSDSESSGCFQMQNDTETFDRRNVVVGNTILINLEDPKSSANEAGKTTKFRTKFEKGAKIKYIPKLRTTTTT, from the exons ATGCCAGTTGCAAAACTCAAGGCCTCTAACTATCCAGATGTGATGAAATCGGAGGAGGGAAATGATTCTCTAGACACTATTATCAGACAGGCAATCGGAAAAGagccttttctttctttctcaagAGCTGGTGAGAGTCCAGTCCAGTGGATCCAATTATTTCATGCTCTCGACCAACAAG AACTCCCAGGGTGGCCCTTGCTCTCTCCTTTAAAGGTTCAAATGCAGAAGTGTGAGAAGTGTGCCCGGGAATTTTGCTCAGTTATCAACTATAGAAGACATATACGAGTGCATCATAGGCTGAAAAAGCTTGATAAG GATTCTGCCAAAACTAGGGATCTACTAGCAGCATTCTGGGACAAG CTATCCTGGGAAGAGACGAAGGAGGCTGTCTCATTTAAGAATGTTTCAATTGAG GGAATACAAGGGTCAGCTGTAATCAAGAATCTAACTGCTATCATTGGGAAACCAGGATTTTCTGCCTTACCACATGTTTATTTGAGGGCAGGTTCTGCCCTTCTG GACATTGTACAAGGTAGACCATCTAGGTTTCCACTATCTTCCCAGGAGTTATTTGAAATTCTTGACAATGCAAGCGAAAAAACATTCCTATGTGGAACAGCTGTCTCGatgcaaaaatatatatttgatggGGAGGCTGTAAAGATTGGTCTTGAAACTAAAAACTTAGTTGCTTGCATGAGCTTCTTGTTGGAAGAGAAATTG GTCAAAACATGGCTTGCTGATAAGGATGCTGAAGCTTTACGGTGTCAAAAGTTGCTGGTAGAGGAGGAAGAAGCTGCTCAAAGGAG ACAAGCAGAGCTGTTGGAAAGAAAAAGGCAGAAGAAGCTGAGGCAGAAAGAACAAAGGTCGAAGGAGCAAAAGCTTGAGGAGAAGCCTGATATTGAAGGGAGTGTAGATGAAACAATTGAAGACGTGTTAATTGAAGAATCATCTAGCCCTCAGActgattgccattcagaaagggaCTCTCTGGGCATATTGCCTGATCATACTCCTTCGTCTATTGAAACATCTCAACATTCTCTAactgatgaagatgaagattccgAGTCGCATTCTGGGTTTCACAATGGCTACCCTGAACATTTTCCTTCTGATCACAATGGTGAACAGCAGAAAATACAAATGAATGGCCATAAGCATGTAATCTCCCAGTGGCAGGCATTGCCTAAGACACAAAGGGGACTTTCTCATGGTTTTCGTGCAGACCAGAATTATCAGGGACTCAAAAATGGAGATATGCGAAGGCATGGGAACCATGTGCAATCAAGGGTTGTGCCCATCGTTAATGGTAAAAAAGTATGGAGCCGGAAACCAAAGCCAGAAAGAGATGGAGATCGTTTTCAGGCCAGGATACAGGAAGAGACAACGGCCCAGGCAGAGGAAATTAAGAGCCATGAGGTTTTGATTGGTTCTATTTCCGTGGCATTAGGAAATTGCAATCAAGAGAGTAAAGATCCAGTCGGAACCCCAGATGATTGCCAGGATGGTCATCAAACGCCTAAGAAGATCAATAATCATTCGGAGAAATTCATCAAGCTGGATTCTATTCAAACTGCAACAAATCGGGTGATGGTTAAGCTTTGGAGGCCAGTTAGTCGTAATGGAACCAAATACGCAATGCCAGATCAAAGCGAAAATGGTGAGTCTGAAGCTGAAGTGATAACTGAAAAGATAGAGGATCAGGCCCTGCTGAATTCATATTCTCCACAATCCTTGGATGGTGACACTGGAGACTTTGGAAACAACTCTTCGATCCAGGAAGAACCTGCACAACCAGTTGGTTTGGAGTTCTCCAGTCGTGCTGCAAAAGCTTTCCTTGCACAAA GGTGGAAGGAGGCTATAACAGCCGACCATGTCAAATTGAATTTACCCTCAGATTCTGAGTCTTCTGGATGTTTTCAGATGCAAAATGACACTGAAACCTTTGACAGACGCAATGTTGTTGTTGGCAATACAATTTTGATTAACTTGGAGGATCCCAAATCCTCAGCCAATGAAGCTGGAAAGACCACCAAGTTCAggacaaaatttgaaaagggTGCGAAGATAAAGTACATTCCCAAACTTCGAACTACTACTACTACCTAA